AGGACCCGCCGGAGCTGGCTCCGACAATGGCTGACGCCCTCGACCGGGCCCGTTCGATCTCGGACGAAGAGGACATGATCCTGCTCACCGGTTCTCTTCACGGCGTAGGCGACGCCCGGAGCTATCTGCTGGGTGACGACTGAAGTGTGAACCTTAAGGTTTGCCGGTTTATCGGAGGTTCGTCCGGGGTAGAGATGCTGGTTGCGTACCCCCCGCACGTGGGGCTGGACACGCAACTTTTCTCGTTCCCGAAAAGGCTTGAAAACTCTGTACTTCACGACGGAACGTCCGGACGTACGTAGGAAGGAGTATGAAATGGGCTCGGGGGACTACGACGTAAACATCGAAGGCACAATCCACTCGTGGGACAAGGCCACCATCTCGGTACCGGAGATCAGGGAGCTCGGGGGGTTTCCGGCCGGAAACCCGGTGGTCGCCATCAACCTGGCCGACAAAAGCGAGACGCCCCTACCCGAAGATGCGGTTCACGAAGTGCTCAAGCACGACGACGGCAGGCCGCTGGTGAAAAAGATGTGCTTCAAGCGGGGTTAGTCCTCTTCGCAGTCGACCATGTCTGCGCCCGTCTCCCGACGCACCTCGCACAGCCGGTCCTTGCCGGCCTCGTCCCGGTTTTCGATTTCAACCTGCTTGCGGTTCCAGGAGTACAGCGCAACCAGTAACAGAACCGTGACCAGGAAGATTGCGGCGTAGCGGCGGTTACCCTGCTGCCACGGCAGGCGGGGTTTGTGGCCCTTGGCGTCGCGGCCGGGTGGGGGAGGCAGGCTGACGGTCACCCGGCGGGCCTCTCCTGCAGCACCCAGCCGTTGCCGTCCGGGTCGTCGAAGAAGGCGAACGAGTTCCACCGGCCCCCGTGGCCGTCTTTCCACTCCCCGTCCTCGAAGTGGCGGACTGGGCTGATCTCGACGTTGCGACCAACTAGCTCGGCTCGGGCGGCGTCGATGTCGTCGACGACCAGCTGGAGTCCCTGAACCGAGCCCGGAGGCTTGTCGGTCCCGGTGCCGAGCATGATGGAGCACCCCGACCCGGCAGGTGTGAGCTGGACGATGCGGAGCGAATCGGAGATCCGATGATCGAGGTCGACGACGAACCCGCATTCGTCGCCATAGAACCTCTTGGCCCGATCGATATCGCTGACCGGAATGGGTATCAACTCGAGCTTGAAGTCCATGGTCCGGAGTCTACGAGTTGGCCTGCGCACAATAAAGAACTCGTCCGCGTTTCGAGAGCAAGGCTAGAATTTCCTACTGCGCCGTCGAAAGGGGGAATGGTTTGCAGGTCCGTGATAAGCAGCGGCAGGCCGTCCCTCCACGGCGCTCGGGTCAGTCCTCCCGCGCGGATCGTCCGGCCACCCGGCACATTGCAGAGGTCCAACGGCTGCAGAGGACGGCCGGCAATCGGGCGGTAGCCCGCTTGCTCGGCGGCGGCAGCTCGGCGGACACCGTCCAGCGGCTCGTCACAACCCTGCCGGTTGCCTATGTTGGGCAGGATCCGGGCGCTCTGGACCGGCTGAAGCTGTATATGACCACCGCACAGGTGGCGACCGGCGGCCGTACTTTTCAGCAGGAGGTCGTTCGCGTCGCAAAGGCGCTCGACAAGATCCAGCCGTCCAAAGCCACCGAGCTCAGAGACAGAGTCAAAAACATGCGGCTGAAGAAGACCCAGGCGGAGGTATTCAACGACGCAGCAGCCCTG
This Actinomycetota bacterium DNA region includes the following protein-coding sequences:
- a CDS encoding glyoxalase superfamily protein; the encoded protein is MDFKLELIPIPVSDIDRAKRFYGDECGFVVDLDHRISDSLRIVQLTPAGSGCSIMLGTGTDKPPGSVQGLQLVVDDIDAARAELVGRNVEISPVRHFEDGEWKDGHGGRWNSFAFFDDPDGNGWVLQERPAG